In Benincasa hispida cultivar B227 chromosome 8, ASM972705v1, whole genome shotgun sequence, the sequence aaaccaacttgactcttctcGTCAACCACAACCCCGTTTACTTCTACTACGTTGAAATGAACGATCATGTCCAAgatatgttctctaacagaggccccttctttcatacagtagttgtaaacatatttgatagcatTATACCACAGggagaaggacggttgtccaaacatcccacggAGAGAGTCCATGATCTGCCTAGCAATACCCATGTGAAGCAAATCAAACataaggattttcatgagcagcagaaggatcATTCATAATTCCATTCGAAATCGAACATAAAACATTACAGTCacaaaacggaaactaacaggtcatgcacaacaagaaattatagcatgctaacAAAGaatatcaagggatagagtatgcataccttagaagaaccattcttcaaactctctTGATCAATCCACCAACATCCACAGTAACACAGCCTTCGAACGCAACGACCAGTGCAACATGAACACCAGCACGAACATAACGAACAAAATGATCATGAACCcaatgaacggcctccagaacCTCAAAATCAATCGAGTTAAGTGAGGACACCACAACAAtcgttaccttggtattcttgatgtgagaatccagaagttgtgggctctgtatgaacttggTTTTAGGAAGAGACAGGaggacaacaatcgtgtagacaatcaaACAAATGAGAGATAGGAagctgtctatcgtatagacgaatgctcgattgtgtagaagatggcagcctatcgtatagacaatgccacgCAATTGGTTAGCTACGgtcagctgagtgaactatcgtatagttagtctccatgatcgtttagtctctctaccagctatcacttagtgaaacactATCACTTGATAGCTTTACCGTGAGTAACTTTCTGAAAGTCAcaacttctaattttaggaaaacatcttttcttttatctcacggttaccataataccaccaataacctcccactcaattggttattggagaaaaagagataattatcaaataattaatattattataaataaatatgataactaacttaccatattatatttataacctatagttttaatatttcatctcgtGAAACATgcaaatcatagttcttttttatggtacttaatgtaaatcatattgacattaatcctccacttgatgtatctcatacattgcaccaattatatcttatataattgaatttcctcttgtcaatttgaacatttcaaatcaaccccaagaattgattctcaacttgaatccattgagctaccaaggggaccttatggacttgtagcttgaagctccaacggtacgtgaatagctgactaaactctttagtcatgggatccaccatccattaactatcagacactccactaaagaccgaaagctgcactctcctcagtatagatatatttctgtgtccatatcaaccaatcaacagtgcaataatccttcacagatcccttgtaagtacagtttggccaatttaccgttttcccTTATaggtacatctaactccttaagtaccactgattcctctaatgaacataagtcatagtcctattatgactgagtcctttcttTCAAAGACAggttatggccactatgttcaagaccaagaatcagcccttaaaagagcaacctatctatttacccctgcttcagggaatgagtgaattccatcttgtgtaactgagttcccagctccctaatcaaacaaatccccaaaaaggtaggcttgttgagattacaatctggccactatcacccatactaattaaagaacAGCcatcaaaggcagaagttcccataacactcagaattaaggtcatgtcacctatggtcgtttaagtgagatgtaagtctcaagtatcaacagtgttatctaaagagacgaatcatctcgtggttcagtcttatacaaaatttttgtataagacacccccgcttgcatatCTTCACGTGAATAGTTAAGATCAAATCATCTGTAGTggttcataacacttgtaaacctctacaaagcgggtcgtatctgtagtgtcaccaggataaggtctccctcctatatccttatactacagaccttttaggttatcacttaaggcatgatccacttgtatatctcatatacatgcttaagtttacatacaataaccatggatctctgtttattagatatgagtaaatgcaaatacaataactcttattttattcataacaatatgtactatgtttacaaactacaagactccgggagaattatgACACCAATACCAACACCATGGTCTTTTGTTTCTTCATCAAGACATCAGATATGCTAGCAAGAATATAGGCACGGGCTTTCTCGTTAGCCCTGATCCATCTGTCATGTGCATCTCAAATATTTTGGTTTGCATTTGatctaggaatgggaggacactctTCTATTAAAATGACTGTAGATCATCCATCATAAGTATAGTATTAAGGTTTGATTTTCAAGTGGCATAATTGTCCCCAGTAAGTTTATCAGATGCCAATAATTGTACTAAAGAAGTCATCattctgaaaaatataaacaaattttatcagtgaatttctttttaaacccaatcaagttttagcaaagtaataatatacccaagattatttttgcaatgatactacaATAAGACATTCTTGGATAAATACTATTcccaaaataactcatattccgatagtcatttagctaccgtttcttgtcagaaattactaacactttattaattctgtaagtgtaaccctctgttTTCATACCTCAGAAGTCGAACACATACTAACTATTGCTAATGCTCCCATCAACATCGCAAAATAAAACACCATTATGACCCACAGACCCAACAACATTATCTCTCCAACATGGACCAAGTATCGGAAAAGTATCAATGCAACACATCTCCCAAAACATCGGTTCAACACCAACATCGCAAGCAGCCAAGAATGTTGAAGAGCAGACACCTGCTCAAGAAATGGGGCAGGATCCTTCGCCATTTCCTAGCAGGTTGAGGAAAAAAGACAATATCAAATAGTTCAAACGATTCTTGGACGTCTTAAAGCAGCTTCAGTATACCTCTTGTAGAGGCACTTGAACAAATGCCCCCTTATGTGAAGTTGCTTAAAGATATTCTTACAAAAAAAAGGAAGCTCGAGGAATACGAAATAGTTGCATTAACACATGAATGCAGTGCgttatttcaaaaaaatctcTCCAAGAAACTGAAGGACTCTGGAAGCTTCATTCTTCCTTGCTCCATTGGGGGAAAAGAAGTTGGCAATGCGTTATGTGACCTGGGAGCTAGTATTAACCTAATGCCACTTTCCATTTTTAGAAAGCTGGGTATTGGTGAGGCAAGACCCACCACTGTGACTCTGCAGCTAGCAGACAGGTCGATAACGCATTCCGAAGGGAAGATTGAAGATGTGCGCGTACAAGTTGATAAGTTCATATTTCCTGCCTACTTTATTATCTTGGACAATGAAGCAGAAATAGATGTCCCCATCATCCTAGGTCGCCCATTTTTTTCTATAGGGGGTGCGTTAATCGATGTACAAAAAGGGGAGTTGACAATTCAAGTCGACGATCAGAAAGTTAAATTCAACATATTCAATGCATCAAACTACCACGATGATATGAAGACCTGTCAGTATATGGATGATCTGATAATTGAGAAATGGTATGAAATACATGAGAAGCTTGAAGATGAGGAAGTTGAAAACAAATCATGGAAAAAGTCCATGTGTTGGTAAAAATAGATCTTGGTTTTGAGTCCTTAAATttatctgttgggttttatgtcctaaaaacacgcagtttgtaaaataataaacattttctgttatcaatatacttgttattgatctcataaattgtatgaaagtctaaatccaataaactaagacccatgactattgtatgagtacttgaactttatgtggagacaaagagtagatcaggttcgagtaaatagtcaaaatgatctatggtacatgaatgaggttggtatcttattctggtaacaccatttgatgtgacctactctgtagttgttacaaagagttgtaaagtgctacatacgatgtgatcctaattcttacatgttatgacatgaggagtgggggcgtcttatgcaatgaggttgcataagatcaggaccaagaaataagtcactcttactttataacattgtttactgtttaagactgactgtttcACCTAGAtggcctaggtaactcgatcttaatcctgagctaactatgaactcttgtttattcgggattgcccttagatttgcatagttgagggttggctcaacagcgtcggctcaataagactcccatttcaggggtaggaccgaatagatagctagtgacatagggtgcaagacggagttcacgcctacccaatttagggataggagaaaggttgttctctcaagtactgaatccaggtcttgaataaggggccccaccctctcattgggctgagagagtttggtttattaattgtatcacaaaccagttgttcattagacgaTCAGtaaggacttgaggaataagacataatctcgggggtaaaatagatatttgacctagctgttattacgaaaaacctgtgaagggtcgacttgctaattatggttaaatcatgtggacataatatatctacaatgaggggagtgcaactatgggctttaatgatGTGACcgattagttaacgaatggagattagtttggtctaatgagtttagccaattaatctctgatcattggagcccatgatttgtaggttccCGAGGTCACCCTACTTGTTCATAatgaacta encodes:
- the LOC120084099 gene encoding uncharacterized protein LOC120084099; protein product: MPPYVKLLKDILTKKRKLEEYEIVALTHECSALFQKNLSKKLKDSGSFILPCSIGGKEVGNALCDLGASINLMPLSIFRKLGIGEARPTTVTLQLADRSITHSEGKIEDVRVQVDKFIFPAYFIILDNEAEIDVPIILGRPFFSIGGALIDVQKGELTIQVDDQKVKFNIFNASNYHDDMKTCQYMDDLIIEKWYEIHEKLEDEEVENKSWKKSMCW